From a region of the Nocardia sp. XZ_19_385 genome:
- a CDS encoding DUF3043 domain-containing protein: MKLFRRGESSTTDATADTTADANGGVASDTRNSSTVTLGKGRPTPKRRDAQGKRRGPVAPAPLTSKEARARRKATRGNKADRKAASAERRLAAQDRRQRMLAGEDKYLLPRDQGPVRAFTRDVVDARRNLVGLFMPMALVLILTTFVLPAYQGYVTLVMLGMMLFMMVEGVILGRTVNNRVRERFPETTDGGVKLGWYAFVRASQIRKMRAPKPRVSPGDAI; encoded by the coding sequence GTGAAATTGTTCCGTCGCGGCGAGTCCAGCACCACCGACGCGACCGCCGACACCACGGCGGACGCGAACGGTGGCGTGGCCTCCGACACCCGCAACTCATCCACTGTCACCCTCGGCAAAGGCCGTCCGACGCCGAAACGTCGTGACGCACAAGGGAAGCGGCGCGGCCCGGTCGCGCCCGCACCCCTCACCTCCAAGGAAGCGCGGGCCCGGCGCAAGGCCACCCGCGGCAACAAGGCGGACCGGAAAGCAGCCTCGGCCGAACGCCGTCTGGCCGCCCAGGACCGGCGCCAGCGCATGCTCGCCGGTGAGGACAAGTACCTGCTGCCGCGCGATCAGGGCCCGGTTCGCGCCTTCACACGTGACGTAGTCGACGCCCGGCGCAACCTGGTCGGACTGTTCATGCCGATGGCGCTGGTGCTGATCCTGACCACCTTCGTGCTGCCCGCCTACCAGGGCTACGTGACCTTGGTCATGCTCGGCATGATGCTCTTCATGATGGTCGAGGGCGTCATCCTCGGGCGCACGGTCAACAACCGGGTGCGGGAGCGGTTCCCCGAGACCACCGACGGCGGCGTCAAGCTGGGCTGGTACGCGTTCGTGCGGGCCTCGCAGATCCGCAAGATGCGCGCCCCGAAGCCGCGCGTCAGCCCCGGCGACGCGATCTAG
- a CDS encoding iron-sulfur cluster assembly accessory protein: MTVQNETETHGAILTEAAAIKAKALLEQEGRDDLALRIAVQPGGCAGLRYQLFFDDRSLDGDLVADFNGVKLAIDRMSAPYVQGASIDFVDTIEKQGFTIDNPNATGSCACGDSFN, encoded by the coding sequence ATGACTGTGCAGAACGAGACCGAAACTCACGGCGCGATCCTGACCGAGGCCGCCGCCATCAAGGCGAAGGCGCTGCTGGAGCAGGAAGGCCGCGACGACCTGGCGCTGCGCATCGCTGTGCAGCCGGGCGGTTGCGCCGGCCTGCGCTACCAGCTCTTCTTCGACGACCGTTCGCTCGACGGCGACCTCGTCGCCGACTTCAACGGCGTCAAGCTGGCCATCGACCGGATGAGCGCCCCGTACGTCCAGGGTGCCTCGATCGACTTCGTCGACACCATCGAGAAGCAGGGCTTCACCATCGACAACCCCAACGCCACGGGTTCGTGCGCCTGCGGCGACTCCTTCAACTGA
- a CDS encoding carbohydrate kinase family protein: protein MSIAVSASIATDHLMRFPGRFADALLADQLDHVSLSFLVDDLQLRRGGVAGNIAYAMGLLNQRPLLVGAVGADFAEYRAWLESNGVDCSTVLVSEKAHTARFVCTTDEDMAQIASFYPGAMSEARDISITELAENHSLDLVLVGANDPEAMLKHTEESREAGIPFAADPSQQLARLDGDQAVRLIEDAAYLFTNKYEWALLLQKTGLSEEEVAAKVGIRVTTLGAEGVKIVDRDGTEVHVGVVPDRGRVEPTGVGDAFRAGFLTGHTAGLSLERSAQLGSLIAVLVLETMGTQEWTLNKDDALERLTQAYGAEAAADLKPLL from the coding sequence GTGTCTATCGCCGTGTCCGCGTCCATCGCGACCGACCATCTCATGCGCTTTCCCGGGCGGTTCGCCGACGCGCTGTTGGCCGATCAGCTCGACCATGTCTCGCTGAGCTTCCTAGTCGATGACCTGCAGCTGCGCCGCGGTGGCGTCGCGGGCAACATCGCCTACGCGATGGGCCTGCTGAACCAGCGCCCGCTGCTGGTGGGCGCGGTCGGCGCGGACTTCGCCGAATACCGGGCCTGGCTGGAGAGCAACGGCGTCGACTGCTCGACCGTGCTCGTCTCGGAGAAGGCGCACACCGCGCGTTTCGTCTGCACCACCGATGAGGACATGGCGCAGATCGCCTCGTTCTACCCGGGTGCGATGAGCGAGGCCCGCGACATCTCGATCACCGAACTGGCCGAAAACCATTCGCTGGATCTGGTGCTGGTCGGCGCCAACGATCCCGAGGCCATGCTCAAGCACACCGAGGAGAGCCGCGAGGCGGGTATCCCGTTCGCCGCCGACCCCTCGCAGCAGCTGGCCCGCCTCGACGGTGATCAGGCGGTGCGCCTGATCGAAGACGCCGCATACCTTTTCACCAACAAGTACGAGTGGGCGCTGCTGCTGCAGAAGACCGGGCTGAGCGAGGAAGAGGTCGCGGCCAAGGTCGGCATCCGCGTGACCACCCTGGGCGCCGAGGGCGTGAAGATCGTGGATCGCGACGGCACCGAGGTGCACGTCGGCGTGGTGCCGGATCGCGGGCGGGTGGAGCCGACCGGTGTCGGCGACGCGTTCCGCGCCGGGTTCCTCACCGGCCACACCGCGGGCTTGAGCTTGGAGCGTTCCGCGCAGCTCGGTTCGCTGATCGCGGTGCTGGTACTGGAGACCATGGGCACCCAGGAATGGACCCTGAACAAGGACGACGCACTGGAGCGCCTGACCCAGGCCTACGGCGCCGAAGCCGCGGCCGACCTCAAGCCGCTGCTCTGA
- the asnB gene encoding asparagine synthase (glutamine-hydrolyzing) → MCGLLGYLSSDAATDEVVQQVYDALHCVRHRGPDERGTWHDDHIIFGFNRLSIIDIEHSHQPLRWGPPENRQRYALTFNGEIYNYIELRAELTKAHGAEFPDGQMFLTEGDSETIVAAFHYWGPEAVRKLRGMFAFAIWDTETQDLFVARDPFGIKPLFLATGPGGTAFGSEKKSLLQLLPTLGLSDALDPRALEHYTVLQYVPEPETLHKDIRRLESGSYATIRPGQEPKVSRYFHPGFKIRPFAAGSEQARYREIAQALEDSVAKHMRADVTVGSFLSGGIDSTAIAALAIRHNPKLITFTAAFEREGYSEADVAAESAEAIGARHIVRTVSPAEFAAAIPEIVWYLDDPVADPALVPLYFVAKEARKHVKVVLSGEGADELFGGYTIYREPLSLKPFEYLPRGVRKLAGRLSDRIPDGTRGKSLLHRGSLTLEERYYGNARSFNDAQLRAVLREFRPEWTHQDVTAPIYAQSRGWDPVVRMQHLDLFTWLRGDILVKADKMTMANSLELRVPFLDSAVFEVAEQLPFEQKITKDTTKYALRQALEGIVPGHVLHRAKLGFPVPMRHWLRGTELYDWAQQTIADSQTDHLLDKAAIKGMLDDHRAGRSDHSRRLWTLLVFMVWHGIFVEDRIKPDIQEPVYPVSL, encoded by the coding sequence GTGTGTGGACTGCTCGGATATCTGAGTTCTGATGCGGCAACCGACGAAGTCGTGCAGCAGGTGTACGACGCCTTGCACTGCGTGCGCCATCGTGGGCCGGACGAACGCGGCACCTGGCACGACGACCACATCATCTTCGGGTTCAACCGCCTGTCGATCATCGACATCGAGCACTCGCACCAGCCGCTGCGCTGGGGCCCGCCGGAGAACCGGCAGCGGTACGCGCTCACCTTCAACGGCGAGATCTACAACTACATCGAGCTGCGCGCGGAACTGACCAAGGCGCACGGCGCGGAGTTCCCGGACGGTCAGATGTTCCTGACCGAGGGCGACAGCGAGACCATCGTCGCGGCCTTCCACTACTGGGGCCCCGAGGCGGTCCGGAAGCTGCGCGGCATGTTCGCGTTCGCGATCTGGGACACCGAGACTCAGGATCTGTTCGTCGCGCGCGACCCGTTCGGCATCAAGCCGCTGTTCCTGGCGACCGGGCCCGGCGGCACCGCGTTCGGCAGCGAGAAGAAGAGCCTGCTGCAGTTACTGCCTACGCTCGGGCTGAGCGACGCGCTGGATCCGCGGGCGCTCGAGCACTACACGGTGCTGCAGTACGTGCCCGAGCCCGAGACGCTGCACAAGGATATTCGCCGGCTGGAGTCCGGCAGCTATGCCACGATTCGGCCGGGTCAGGAGCCGAAGGTCAGCCGGTACTTCCATCCCGGCTTCAAGATCCGCCCCTTCGCGGCTGGTTCGGAGCAGGCCCGCTACCGCGAAATCGCGCAGGCGCTGGAGGATTCCGTCGCCAAGCACATGCGCGCGGATGTCACCGTCGGCTCGTTCCTGTCCGGCGGCATCGACTCCACCGCCATCGCGGCGCTGGCCATCCGGCACAACCCGAAACTCATCACCTTCACCGCGGCATTCGAACGCGAGGGCTACTCCGAGGCCGACGTGGCCGCCGAGAGCGCCGAGGCGATCGGCGCGCGTCATATCGTGCGGACCGTCTCCCCCGCCGAGTTCGCCGCCGCCATCCCCGAGATCGTCTGGTACCTGGACGATCCGGTGGCCGACCCGGCGCTGGTGCCGCTGTACTTCGTGGCCAAGGAGGCCCGCAAGCACGTCAAGGTGGTGCTTTCCGGCGAGGGCGCCGACGAGCTGTTCGGTGGCTACACCATCTACCGGGAGCCGTTGTCGCTCAAGCCGTTCGAGTACCTGCCGCGCGGTGTGCGTAAGCTCGCGGGCCGGCTCTCGGATCGGATCCCGGACGGCACCCGCGGCAAGAGCCTGCTGCACCGCGGTTCGCTGACGCTGGAAGAGCGCTACTACGGCAACGCGCGCAGCTTCAACGACGCGCAGCTGCGTGCCGTGCTGCGCGAGTTCCGGCCGGAATGGACCCACCAGGACGTCACCGCCCCGATCTACGCGCAGTCGCGCGGCTGGGACCCGGTGGTGCGGATGCAGCACCTGGACCTGTTCACCTGGCTGCGCGGCGACATCCTGGTCAAGGCCGACAAGATGACCATGGCGAACTCCCTGGAACTGCGCGTGCCGTTCCTGGATTCGGCGGTCTTCGAGGTCGCCGAGCAGCTGCCGTTCGAGCAGAAGATCACCAAGGACACCACCAAATACGCGCTGCGCCAAGCCCTCGAGGGCATCGTGCCCGGGCATGTGCTGCATCGCGCCAAGCTCGGTTTCCCGGTCCCGATGCGGCATTGGCTGCGCGGCACCGAACTCTATGACTGGGCCCAGCAGACCATCGCCGACTCGCAGACCGACCACCTGCTGGACAAGGCCGCGATCAAGGGCATGCTCGACGACCATCGCGCCGGGCGCTCGGACCACAGCCGCCGGTTGTGGACGCTGCTGGTGTTCATGGTGTGGCACGGCATCTTCGTCGAGGACCGGATCAAGCCCGATATCCAGGAGCCGGTGTACCCGGTTTCGCTCTGA
- a CDS encoding cytochrome c oxidase subunit II, whose product MLVSGCSIDNVWLRFGWPSGVTPQATRMRELWTWSVLAALAMGVLVWGLTFWTVAFHRKKKDSPEFPRQTGYNVPLELTYTAIPFVIIAVLFYFTVVVQNYVHEKVADPDVTIDVTAFQWNWKFGYREVDFKDGFKYDGVDTASQARAQEQLEGYKELKNDKGHPQPGPVHGKPANDILSYLHYNKIETIGNSQEIPVLVLPTNRVIEFELAAMDVIHAFWVPEFLFKRDVIPNPKENQSDNVFQISKIEKEGAFVGRCAEMCGTFHSMMNFEVRAVSPEKFVKYMEGRQAGMTNAQALESIGESPVATSTQPFNTDRTVKSASEAK is encoded by the coding sequence ATGCTCGTCTCGGGCTGCTCGATCGACAATGTTTGGCTGCGGTTCGGCTGGCCTTCGGGTGTCACGCCGCAGGCCACCCGGATGCGGGAGCTGTGGACCTGGTCGGTCCTGGCCGCGCTCGCGATGGGTGTGCTGGTGTGGGGCCTGACCTTCTGGACGGTCGCCTTCCACCGTAAGAAGAAGGACTCCCCGGAGTTCCCGCGCCAGACCGGCTACAACGTGCCGCTGGAGCTCACCTACACGGCGATCCCGTTCGTCATCATCGCGGTGCTGTTCTACTTCACCGTCGTGGTGCAGAACTACGTGCACGAGAAGGTGGCCGATCCCGACGTCACCATCGATGTGACGGCGTTCCAGTGGAACTGGAAGTTCGGCTACCGCGAGGTGGACTTCAAGGACGGCTTCAAGTACGACGGCGTCGACACCGCGAGCCAGGCCAGGGCGCAGGAACAGCTCGAGGGCTACAAAGAGCTGAAGAACGACAAGGGTCACCCGCAGCCGGGCCCGGTGCACGGCAAGCCGGCCAACGACATCCTGTCCTACCTGCACTACAACAAGATCGAGACGATCGGTAACTCGCAGGAGATCCCGGTCCTGGTGCTGCCGACCAATCGGGTCATCGAGTTCGAGCTCGCCGCCATGGACGTCATCCACGCCTTCTGGGTGCCGGAGTTCCTGTTCAAGCGCGACGTGATCCCGAACCCGAAGGAAAACCAGTCGGACAACGTCTTCCAGATCTCCAAGATCGAGAAGGAAGGCGCCTTCGTCGGCCGCTGTGCGGAAATGTGCGGCACCTTCCACTCGATGATGAACTTCGAGGTCCGCGCGGTCTCGCCGGAGAAGTTCGTCAAGTACATGGAGGGGCGCCAGGCGGGCATGACCAACGCCCAGGCGCTGGAGTCCATCGGCGAGTCGCCGGTCGCGACGTCCACGCAGCCGTTCAATACTGACCGCACGGTCAAGAGCGCCTCCGAAGCCAAGTGA
- a CDS encoding cytochrome c oxidase subunit 4: protein MKIEARIFELLTIFFVITGVIYGFFTAQSRTGIEWAGTTAIVLTAGLSLIIGTYFRFVARRLDLRPEDYEDAEIVDGAGDLGFFSPGSFWPISLAAAGSTAALGLAFWQYWLIAIGVVAVLVAAAGLVFEYYLGPEKH from the coding sequence ATGAAGATCGAAGCGCGCATTTTCGAACTCCTCACGATTTTCTTCGTGATCACCGGTGTGATCTACGGGTTCTTCACCGCGCAGTCCCGCACCGGCATCGAGTGGGCGGGCACCACCGCGATCGTGCTGACCGCGGGTCTGTCGTTGATCATCGGCACCTACTTCCGGTTCGTGGCCCGTCGTCTGGACCTGCGTCCCGAGGACTACGAGGACGCCGAGATCGTCGACGGCGCGGGCGATCTGGGCTTCTTCTCGCCCGGCAGCTTCTGGCCCATCTCGCTGGCCGCCGCCGGTTCGACCGCGGCCCTGGGCCTGGCGTTCTGGCAGTACTGGCTGATCGCGATCGGTGTGGTGGCCGTGCTGGTCGCCGCGGCGGGCCTGGTGTTCGAGTACTACCTCGGCCCGGAAAAGCACTGA
- a CDS encoding SDR family NAD(P)-dependent oxidoreductase, whose amino-acid sequence MLEFRPAPVPSFLELLRRSDRDQECPADSLAGLRILITDACSEVGRATAARLAARGAHLVLVAPHGDQLVSVCSEIIGTGGFARWYRCDLSALGDVDQLVRWVLTEFRTIDVLVNNAGRPPRRPLAQSSNRFRDYQRMMAANYFGPLRLTLGLLPAMLQSGSGQVINVGPGSAATPHLASYAAAQAAWTTFGECTDTELAPHGIQVSTVQSPAAEAARSIETAIRAHPDRIEPRLARTLRGRIKRSTPPESRWGASKSV is encoded by the coding sequence ATGCTCGAATTCCGCCCCGCCCCGGTTCCGTCGTTCCTTGAGCTACTCCGCAGGTCCGACCGCGACCAAGAGTGTCCCGCCGATTCCCTTGCGGGCCTGCGGATCCTGATCACCGACGCGTGTTCGGAGGTCGGGCGGGCCACCGCGGCCCGGCTCGCTGCTCGCGGCGCGCACCTGGTGCTGGTCGCCCCGCACGGGGATCAGCTCGTCTCCGTGTGCAGTGAGATCATCGGTACCGGCGGGTTCGCCCGCTGGTACCGATGTGACCTCTCCGCACTCGGGGACGTCGACCAGCTCGTGCGGTGGGTGCTCACCGAGTTCCGGACCATCGACGTGCTGGTCAACAATGCCGGCCGCCCGCCGCGCAGGCCGCTCGCCCAGTCCAGCAATCGGTTCCGTGACTATCAGCGCATGATGGCCGCCAACTACTTCGGCCCCCTGCGCCTGACCCTCGGCCTCTTACCGGCCATGTTGCAGTCCGGCTCCGGGCAGGTAATCAACGTGGGCCCCGGGAGCGCCGCGACACCGCATTTGGCCTCCTACGCCGCCGCCCAGGCCGCCTGGACCACCTTCGGTGAATGCACCGACACCGAACTCGCCCCGCACGGCATTCAGGTCAGCACCGTCCAGAGCCCGGCCGCCGAAGCAGCCCGGTCCATCGAAACCGCCATCCGCGCCCACCCGGACCGTATCGAACCCCGATTGGCCCGGACCTTGCGCGGCCGGATAAAGCGAAGCACCCCACCGGAATCCCGATGGGGTGCCTCCAAGAGCGTCTAG
- a CDS encoding FAD-binding oxidoreductase, translated as MSTPRLVSAAEFLPRDTADVVRTVRDSRDRAEQLMVRGGEQLDDGLSLPDQRTVVSLRRMNSVLDINLGRRTVRVQAGAKLSDIDRRLGAHGLGLPIVGDHRDITAGGFASVGGVSSASHKYGLFIDQIVDLEYVDPDGRIGTCGRTHHTERFHRILGAGGRAGIITALTLDAVDIDKDHTWLTTDAGRFLDFDSFIEHAYAEIIKPGNAALQVGRWVDTAPLKVSRPVGTGQVQLGTVRFGQWSSLYPTTPTRSLRARREVGTRTRKSLGAIASAASGKAGMPVRNAAAGALMFAPKVLTLRDAEYLADTVISSSERGPAYRVGIFAPLANYTSVFYRLHDLFAGHRERTGCFTVISAMTYGVRSKYLQAQAATRNLPTDDHALITFTCRLRPSALPSELLRDIVSGIDEICTSEHALRYESAD; from the coding sequence CTCGCGACACCGCGGATGTGGTTCGCACGGTGCGGGATTCACGAGATCGCGCCGAGCAACTCATGGTGCGCGGCGGCGAACAACTCGACGACGGCCTCTCCTTACCCGACCAAAGAACCGTTGTCTCCCTGCGCCGGATGAACTCGGTCCTCGACATCAACCTGGGCAGACGCACCGTGCGGGTCCAAGCCGGAGCCAAACTCTCCGATATCGATCGCCGCCTCGGGGCACACGGGCTGGGCCTGCCGATCGTCGGCGACCACCGCGACATCACCGCGGGCGGTTTCGCCTCGGTCGGCGGCGTGAGCAGCGCCTCGCACAAGTACGGCCTGTTCATCGACCAGATCGTGGATCTGGAGTACGTCGATCCGGACGGGCGCATCGGCACCTGCGGGCGCACTCATCACACCGAGCGTTTCCATCGGATCCTCGGTGCGGGCGGGCGTGCGGGCATCATCACCGCGCTCACCCTGGATGCCGTCGATATCGACAAGGACCACACCTGGCTCACCACCGACGCCGGCCGGTTCCTCGATTTCGATTCCTTCATCGAGCACGCCTACGCCGAGATCATCAAGCCCGGCAACGCCGCCTTGCAGGTGGGCCGCTGGGTCGACACCGCGCCGCTGAAGGTTTCGCGGCCGGTGGGCACCGGCCAGGTGCAGCTGGGTACCGTGCGCTTCGGCCAGTGGTCCAGCCTCTACCCCACCACTCCGACCCGGTCGCTGCGTGCTCGCCGCGAGGTCGGCACCCGCACCCGGAAGTCGTTGGGCGCCATCGCTTCTGCCGCCAGCGGCAAGGCCGGTATGCCGGTGCGCAACGCCGCGGCGGGCGCGCTCATGTTCGCCCCGAAGGTGCTGACCCTGCGCGACGCGGAGTATCTGGCGGACACCGTCATCAGTTCCTCCGAGCGCGGACCCGCCTACCGCGTCGGGATTTTCGCGCCGCTGGCCAACTACACCTCGGTGTTCTACCGGCTGCACGACCTGTTCGCCGGGCACCGCGAACGCACCGGCTGCTTCACCGTCATCTCGGCCATGACCTACGGGGTGCGTTCGAAATACCTGCAGGCCCAGGCCGCGACGCGGAACCTGCCCACCGACGACCACGCGCTGATCACCTTCACCTGCCGGTTGCGCCCCTCGGCGCTGCCATCGGAGTTGTTGCGCGACATCGTCTCCGGAATCGATGAGATCTGCACCTCCGAACACGCCCTGCGATACGAGTCGGCGGATTAG